Proteins from a single region of Streptomyces sp. HUAS 15-9:
- a CDS encoding zinc ribbon domain-containing protein YjdM, with protein sequence MIENLPPCPKCKCEYTYEMNALVVCPECGHEWVPAEAGAEGGDVAGERVVKDAVGNVLQDGDTVVVVKALKVKGSPSGIKAGTKVRNIRLVDGVDGHDIDCKVDGFGAMQLKSSVVKKA encoded by the coding sequence ATGATCGAGAATCTTCCCCCCTGTCCGAAGTGCAAGTGTGAGTACACCTACGAGATGAACGCCTTGGTGGTGTGCCCCGAGTGCGGCCACGAATGGGTTCCCGCCGAGGCCGGTGCCGAGGGCGGCGACGTCGCCGGAGAGCGCGTCGTCAAGGACGCCGTCGGCAATGTGCTCCAGGACGGCGACACCGTGGTGGTCGTGAAGGCGCTCAAGGTCAAGGGCAGCCCCTCCGGGATCAAGGCCGGGACCAAGGTGCGCAACATCCGGCTGGTCGACGGGGTTGACGGCCATGACATCGACTGCAAGGTCGACGGTTTCGGAGCGATGCAGCTCAAGTCGAGCGTGGTCAAGAAGGCCTGA
- a CDS encoding NADH-quinone oxidoreductase subunit B family protein: MGLLRKIRTTGRVAEPAPPPPEGEVLDQAREFGGSVQVRCVDAGSCNGCEIEITAAFNPVYDAERYGARLVASPRHADVVLVTGPVTRNMAEPLRRTVAATGEPRLTIAVGDCAINCGEFAGGYGVEGAVADVVPVDLAVPGCPPEPGEIVAALRRVTGR; the protein is encoded by the coding sequence ATGGGCCTGTTGCGCAAGATCCGCACCACCGGTCGGGTGGCCGAGCCCGCACCGCCGCCCCCGGAGGGTGAAGTCCTCGACCAGGCAAGGGAGTTCGGCGGATCGGTACAGGTGCGGTGCGTGGACGCGGGCTCCTGCAACGGCTGCGAGATCGAGATCACCGCGGCCTTCAACCCGGTGTACGACGCCGAGCGGTACGGCGCCCGGCTGGTGGCCTCGCCCCGGCACGCGGACGTGGTGCTGGTGACCGGGCCCGTGACCCGGAACATGGCCGAGCCGCTGCGGCGCACGGTGGCCGCGACGGGCGAGCCGCGGCTGACGATCGCGGTGGGGGACTGCGCGATCAACTGCGGGGAGTTCGCGGGCGGGTACGGCGTCGAGGGCGCCGTCGCCGACGTCGTACCGGTCGACCTTGCCGTGCCCGGGTGCCCGCCCGAGCCGGGCGAGATCGTGGCGGCGCTGC
- a CDS encoding ATP-binding protein, with amino-acid sequence MSTQLEALPYRHVLTLPAEPSAVRMARETAEQALVEWGIGLRHPTVDPALLILAELVTNSVRHAALVSPQLTVIYAAGRDCLALAVHDRHPYQPPLYGSVTSTGTGTGTGGLATVMELTLGLGGTAVVRADADGGGKSIWITLPL; translated from the coding sequence ATGTCGACACAGCTGGAAGCCCTGCCCTACCGGCACGTGCTCACCCTGCCCGCCGAACCGTCCGCCGTACGCATGGCCCGCGAGACGGCCGAGCAGGCACTGGTCGAGTGGGGGATCGGGCTGCGTCACCCCACCGTGGACCCGGCCCTGCTGATCCTCGCCGAGCTGGTCACCAACAGCGTGCGGCACGCCGCCCTGGTCTCCCCGCAGTTGACGGTGATCTACGCGGCGGGCCGGGACTGCCTGGCCCTGGCCGTCCACGACCGCCACCCGTACCAGCCCCCGTTGTACGGGTCGGTCACCAGCACGGGCACGGGCACCGGCACCGGCGGTCTGGCGACCGTCATGGAGCTCACGCTCGGCCTCGGCGGCACCGCGGTGGTCCGCGCGGATGCCGACGGCGGCGGCAAGAGCATCTGGATCACCCTCCCCCTCTGA
- a CDS encoding ArsR/SmtB family transcription factor → MSTPLYQLKAEFFKTLGHPARIRVLELLSEREHAVSEMLPEVGIEPAHLSQQLAVLRRANLVRTRKEGLSVYYSLASPHVADLLQVARTILSGVLADQAELLAHLQAARGEGKPPP, encoded by the coding sequence GTGAGCACGCCGCTGTATCAGCTCAAGGCCGAGTTCTTCAAAACCCTCGGCCACCCGGCCCGCATCCGTGTCCTGGAGCTGCTGAGCGAGCGCGAGCACGCGGTGTCGGAGATGCTTCCCGAAGTGGGCATCGAGCCCGCCCATCTCTCGCAGCAACTGGCCGTGCTGCGGCGGGCGAACCTGGTCAGGACCCGCAAGGAGGGCCTGAGCGTGTACTACTCGCTGGCCAGCCCGCACGTTGCCGACCTGCTCCAGGTGGCCCGCACGATCCTGTCCGGAGTACTGGCCGACCAGGCCGAACTCCTCGCCCATCTGCAGGCCGCGCGGGGCGAGGGAAAGCCACCGCCGTAG
- a CDS encoding pyridoxamine 5'-phosphate oxidase family protein — translation MSTLPANLRMVEVSGAEALWLLEGSSLGRLVYAQRDLTVIRPARHVWEYGRLVVRAPAPASAVSTTATYQVDDIRAVSGTGWTVTVSGTAEVVTDPDEAAHYRRSLTGWAHGPHDTLLRLHPKTVTGFRLARGEA, via the coding sequence ATGAGCACTCTTCCCGCCAACCTTCGTATGGTCGAGGTCTCCGGTGCGGAGGCCCTGTGGCTGCTGGAAGGCAGCAGTCTGGGGCGGCTGGTGTACGCGCAGCGGGACCTGACCGTGATCCGGCCGGCTCGGCACGTATGGGAGTACGGCCGCCTGGTCGTCCGTGCGCCGGCCCCCGCCTCGGCGGTGTCGACGACGGCGACGTACCAGGTGGACGACATCCGCGCCGTGTCCGGCACCGGCTGGACGGTCACCGTCTCCGGAACGGCCGAGGTGGTCACGGACCCCGATGAGGCCGCCCACTACCGGCGCAGCCTGACCGGCTGGGCGCACGGCCCGCACGACACCCTGCTGCGCCTGCACCCCAAGACGGTCACGGGCTTCCGTCTGGCCCGCGGGGAGGCCTGA
- a CDS encoding SulP family inorganic anion transporter: MTSAFGRAWARIMVLLPNRSDLAEIRRDPRRDLLAGLTVAIVALPLALGFGVSSGLGAEAGLATAVVAGALAAVFGGSNLQVSGPTGAMTVVLVPIVGQYGPTGVLTVGLMAGVLLVGLAVLRAGKYMQYVPAPVVEGFTLGIACVIGLQQIPNALGVPKPEGDRVLVVTWRGVEEFAKAPNWTAVGFAVAVAAVMLIGARWRPTVPFSIVAVIAAAIVAQLAHLDEAKPIGDLPAGLPVPSLSFLDLGSVGNLLAPAVAVAALSALESLLSASVADGMTVGQKHDPDRELFGQGLANIAAPLFGGVPATGAIARTAVNVRTGAGSRLASLTHAAVLAVIVFAAAPLVSRIPLAALAGVLLATAIRMVEVGSLKAMARATRSDALILVLTAVATLALDLVYAVIIGLVVAGALALRAVAKQARFDQVPLDRGDHSAEEHALLAEHIVAYRIDGPLFFAAAHRFLLELTEVADVRVVILRMSRISTMDATGALVLKDAVEKLHRRGIVVLVSGIRAGQRQVLDSVGALESLSAEGREYACTPDAIRAARDHLECSGVLPVLPVPNPRTPSEEALR, from the coding sequence GTGACCTCGGCATTCGGCCGGGCCTGGGCCCGGATCATGGTGTTGCTGCCGAACCGTTCCGACCTCGCGGAGATCCGGCGCGACCCGCGCCGCGACCTGCTCGCCGGTCTGACCGTCGCGATCGTCGCGCTGCCCCTCGCGCTCGGCTTCGGCGTCTCCTCCGGCCTCGGCGCCGAGGCGGGCCTGGCGACCGCCGTGGTCGCGGGAGCGCTCGCCGCCGTGTTCGGCGGATCCAACCTGCAGGTCTCCGGCCCGACCGGAGCCATGACGGTCGTGCTGGTGCCGATCGTCGGTCAGTACGGGCCGACCGGAGTGCTGACCGTCGGGCTGATGGCGGGCGTGCTGCTCGTCGGTCTGGCGGTGCTGCGGGCCGGGAAGTACATGCAGTACGTGCCCGCCCCGGTGGTCGAGGGCTTCACCCTCGGGATCGCCTGCGTGATAGGCCTGCAGCAGATCCCGAACGCGCTGGGCGTGCCCAAGCCGGAGGGCGACCGGGTGCTGGTGGTGACCTGGCGGGGGGTGGAGGAGTTCGCGAAGGCTCCGAACTGGACGGCGGTCGGCTTCGCCGTCGCGGTGGCCGCGGTCATGCTGATCGGTGCCCGATGGCGGCCGACCGTGCCGTTCTCGATCGTCGCGGTGATCGCGGCGGCGATCGTGGCACAGCTGGCCCACCTGGACGAGGCGAAACCGATCGGCGACCTACCGGCGGGACTGCCCGTGCCGTCCCTGTCCTTCCTCGACCTCGGCTCGGTGGGGAACCTGCTCGCTCCCGCCGTGGCGGTCGCGGCCCTCTCCGCCCTGGAGTCCCTGCTGTCCGCCTCGGTCGCGGACGGCATGACGGTGGGGCAGAAGCACGACCCCGACCGGGAGCTGTTCGGACAAGGACTGGCCAACATCGCCGCCCCGCTGTTCGGGGGCGTGCCCGCGACCGGCGCCATCGCGCGCACCGCGGTCAACGTCCGTACGGGCGCGGGCTCCCGCCTCGCCTCCCTCACCCACGCCGCCGTTCTCGCCGTGATCGTCTTCGCGGCGGCGCCCCTCGTCTCCCGGATCCCGCTGGCCGCGCTCGCCGGTGTCCTGCTGGCCACCGCGATCCGTATGGTCGAGGTCGGCTCGCTGAAGGCCATGGCGAGGGCGACCCGCTCCGACGCGCTCATCCTTGTCCTGACCGCCGTGGCGACGCTGGCCCTGGACCTTGTGTACGCCGTCATCATCGGCCTCGTCGTGGCCGGCGCCCTCGCCCTGCGCGCGGTGGCCAAACAGGCGCGCTTCGATCAGGTGCCGCTCGACCGGGGCGACCACAGCGCCGAGGAGCACGCGCTCCTGGCCGAGCACATCGTGGCGTACCGCATCGACGGCCCGCTGTTCTTCGCCGCCGCCCATCGCTTCCTGCTGGAGCTGACCGAGGTCGCCGACGTCCGCGTCGTCATCCTGCGCATGTCCCGGATCTCCACCATGGACGCCACCGGCGCCCTGGTCCTCAAGGACGCGGTGGAGAAGCTGCACCGCCGCGGCATCGTCGTCCTGGTGTCGGGCATACGCGCCGGACAGCGCCAGGTCCTCGACTCCGTCGGCGCGCTGGAGTCGCTGAGCGCCGAGGGCCGCGAGTACGCCTGCACCCCCGACGCGATCCGGGCCGCCCGTGACCATCTGGAGTGCTCCGGCGTCCTGCCCGTCCTTCCCGTACCGAACCCCCGAACCCCGAGCGAGGAAGCCCTGCGATGA
- a CDS encoding STAS domain-containing protein, whose protein sequence is MTIDWRYTVEDNFGILSVAGYLGPDAVRRFTGAVGWALARGTGPVVVDLTELRSWSAEGQLAITEAARRLKDAGRSLELAAIPADGSLVPTGDGPPIPVHPDLAAALAVHGPERAEQAEGRQEWRTTGWPAGQQAGE, encoded by the coding sequence ATGACGATCGACTGGCGCTACACCGTCGAGGACAACTTCGGCATCCTGTCCGTCGCCGGATACCTGGGCCCCGACGCGGTCCGGCGCTTCACCGGCGCGGTCGGCTGGGCGCTGGCGCGCGGCACCGGCCCGGTCGTCGTCGACCTGACCGAGCTGCGCAGCTGGTCGGCGGAGGGACAGCTGGCGATCACCGAGGCCGCCCGACGCCTCAAGGACGCGGGCCGCAGCCTGGAGCTGGCCGCGATTCCGGCCGATGGGTCACTCGTCCCCACCGGGGACGGCCCGCCGATCCCGGTCCACCCCGATCTGGCCGCCGCGCTGGCCGTTCACGGCCCGGAGCGCGCGGAACAGGCGGAGGGGCGCCAGGAGTGGCGCACCACAGGATGGCCGGCCGGACAACAGGCAGGCGAGTGA
- a CDS encoding ArsR/SmtB family transcription factor: MSVPLYQAKAEFFRMLGHPVRIRVLELLQDGPMPVRDLLAAIEVEASGLSQQLAVLRRSGIVTSTREGSTVVYELAGGDVADLMKAARRILTEMLAGRTELLAELREAEVVAQ; encoded by the coding sequence GTGTCCGTTCCGCTGTACCAGGCCAAGGCCGAGTTCTTCCGGATGCTGGGGCATCCCGTGCGGATACGAGTGCTGGAACTGCTCCAGGACGGGCCGATGCCGGTGCGGGACCTGCTGGCCGCCATCGAGGTGGAGGCTTCGGGTCTCTCGCAGCAGCTGGCCGTGCTGCGCCGCTCGGGGATCGTCACCTCGACGCGTGAGGGCTCGACGGTTGTCTACGAACTGGCCGGCGGCGATGTCGCCGATCTCATGAAGGCCGCGCGGCGGATCCTCACCGAGATGCTGGCGGGGCGGACCGAGCTGCTCGCCGAGCTGCGGGAAGCCGAGGTCGTTGCCCAGTGA